A genome region from Arachis duranensis cultivar V14167 chromosome 6, aradu.V14167.gnm2.J7QH, whole genome shotgun sequence includes the following:
- the LOC107494671 gene encoding uncharacterized protein LOC107494671 translates to MCNKEPSAIVHFETMSAYQGDEEVTDIRVLHRVFWSYYPCIRAFRHCKPVVQVDGTHLYGKYKGCLLVAVSQDGNNNIVPIAFAIVEGETSDAWHFFLSNLRQHVVTRDGVGLISDRHESINAAVAQSNGAWSPLRAFHMFCIRHIESNFLRKFKAPYLQKLVVNIGYSRTVREYEQRYQRLRERGEAYTNWLNRIPREQYALAYDGGYRWGHMTTNLVECINSVLKGARNLSITALVKATFYRLNELFTRKRVETESRITAGHVFSEVVTSKLNANQLACSNIQVNCFDRMNEVFEVREMLGETEYAVDLRQQRCDCGEFQVDRIPCRHVFACCANQRLDWRVYVHEVYKMDQVRRVYRARFRPLGNPTMWPVYNGPRFVPNPNLRRVTKGRLRMTCFLNEMDTRMLRAPRRCRQCGAEGHSRSRCRRSAGVGSSNPGQ, encoded by the exons ATGTGTAACAAGGAGCCATCAGCAATCGTCCATTTCGAGACTATGTCTGCATATCAAGGTGATGAGGAAGTAACTGATATCCGAGTATTGCACAGAGTCTTCTGGAGTTATTACCCCTGCATTAGAGCGTTCAGACACTGCAAGCCAGTTGTCCAGGTTGATGGGACTCACTTGTACGGAAAGTATAAGGGTTGTTTGTTGGTCGCAGTTTCACAGGATGGTAACAATAATATCGTCCCTATTGCGTTTGCAATTGTGGAGGGGGAGACTTCTGATGCATGGCACTTTTTTCTTAGTAACCTGCGACAACATGTTGTGACTCGAGATGGTGTGGGGCTGATTTCTGACAGGCACGAATCCATCAATGCAGCTGTTGCCCAGAGCAACGGAGCTTGGTCGCCCCTGAGAGCATTCCACATGTTTTGCATCAGGCATATAGAGTCGAACTTCTTGAGAAAGTTCAAGGCACCGTACCTGCAAAAACTTGTGGTCAATATAG GTTATTCGAGGACGGTGCGCGAGTACGAACAGCGCTACCAGCGTTTACGTGAACGGGGCGAGGCATATACGAACTGGCTTAACCGAATCCCACGCGAACAGTACGCGTTGGCATATGACGGTGGCTACCGCTGGGGTCACATGACGACAAACCTAGTGGAATGCATCAACTCAGTGTTGAAGGGGGCACGCAATCTTTCTATAACTGCACTTGTCAAAGCCACATTCTACAGGCTTAACGAGTTGTTCACTAGAAAAAGAGTCGAGACGGAGTCGCGGATAACAGCTGGACATGTTTTTTCTGAGGTTGTCACGTCGAAATTGAATGCAAATCAACTTGCATGTTCAAACATCCAGGTTAATTGCTTCGACAGGATGAATGAGGTCTTCGAGGTTCGTGAGATGCTAGGTGAAACTGAGTATGCCGTCGACCTCCGTCAACAACGATGTGACTGTGGTGAGTTCCAGGTGGATCGGATTCCCTGTCGACATGTTTTTGCATGTTGTGCGAATCAGCGACTGGATTGGCGAGTGTATGTCCACGAAGTTTACAAGATGGACCAAGTTCGGAGGGTTTACCGAGCTAGGTTTCGGCCACTGGGGAATCCCACAATGTGGCCTGTGTACAACGGCCCTCGATTTGTCCCGAATCCGAACCTGAGACGGGTGACGAAAGGTCGCCTGAGGATGACATGTTTCTTGAACGAAATGGACACACGAATGTTACGTGCTCCTAGGCGTTGTCGGCAATGTGGAGCCGAGGGACACAGCCGAAGTAGATGCCGTCGGTCAGCTGGTGTAGGTTCCAGCAACCCAGGACAGTAG
- the LOC110272777 gene encoding uncharacterized protein LOC110272777, whose protein sequence is MDDEGNPGINDDGSPIMEDEGSPVIDVANEEPGAQSQPHPPPPPASQEQFQASVPYVVQTQFIPSYPIDQQYWSTPQWDAGEGASFSQLLGFMAADAGQSQFGHQPEFMSGRYSLDARIPCHTASVASGGLETGDSSRSDGGRGIFNSRNLRRVSMGQIEENAGTGEHETDEYLVDEPDDEDQDESDDEEMDEDEESRNNAPDDGDDAGETGKHYNLRVDPPRRSANRYTPSMFKKAKKKCKNIVENIKWAIRK, encoded by the exons ATGGATGATGAGGGTAACCCAGGTATAAATGATGATGGTAGCCCAATAATGGAGGATGAGGGTAGCCCAGTTATTGATGTAGCCAATGAAGAACCGGGGGCACAGTCACAGCCACATCCACCTCCACCTCCAGCTTCTCAAGAACAATTTCAGGCCTCGGTACCATATGTTGTTCAGACACAATTTATCCCGTCATACCCAATAGATCAACAATACTGGAGTACCCCACAGTGGGATGCAGGAGAGGGTGCTTCTTTTAGCCAGTTGCTTGGGTTCATGGCTGCGGATGCAGGGCAGTCACAATTTGGCCATCAACCTGAATTTATGTCCGGTAGGTATTCTTTGGACGCGAGGATTCCATGCCACACTGCCTCAGTTGCTTCTGGAGGTTTGGAAACTGGAGATTCCAGTAGAAGTGACGGCGGTCGGGGGATATTTAATAGCCGGAACCTACGGCGTGTATCAATGGGTCAGATTGAAGAAAATGCCGGGACAGGTGAGCATGAAACGGATGAGTATCTCGTGGATGAACCGGATGATGAGGATCAAGACGAGAGCGACGATGAGGAGATGGATGAGGATGAAGAATCCCGCAACAATGCCCCTGATGATGGGGATGATGCAG GTGAGACAGGTAAACATTACAATCTCAGGGTGGACCCGCCACGTCGGAGCGCTAATCGATACACCCCGTCCATGTTCAAGAAGGCCAAGAAGAAATGCAAGAACATCGTCGAGAACATAAAGTGGGCAATAAGAAAGTAG